The Apium graveolens cultivar Ventura chromosome 11, ASM990537v1, whole genome shotgun sequence genome has a window encoding:
- the LOC141696203 gene encoding glutathione S-transferase T3-like, with protein MNPNNLPSSNSQNPNPQFSYPYPNSYFSNPQNFNFNSQIPNSQYQFPPSQNSQFPFSYPQNSLYQFPFHPFSNPQFETQQTPTSSQNSPCSQVPAFNNPNFIDLNDDCEETEDVREITGQWKWIEDKLLISAWLNVSIDPLVGTDQKAEAFWERIHQYCEEDNPGVIKKGVVAMKKRWSRINDGAQKFGACYEKAMKIVGSGSNLVTISDKAHEIHLTTYKKKSNFDRHWFDLRTQPKWRTPSTTESSKRTKLSNSGNYSSSGNNDTPTNENVVESPIRPQGTKAAKRRGKGKGRTVEADEEYEELRGNACRKLNLMQELNQTKQLELETRQKEIEAKQSEMDLQVILADTTKMTDTQRKAHSKMLEKILAKN; from the coding sequence ATGAATCCAAATAATCTCCCATCTTCAAATTCTCAAAATCCAAACCCACAATTTTCATATCCATATCCAAATTCTTATTTTTCAAATCcacaaaattttaattttaattctcAAATTCCAAATTCTCAATACCAATTTCCACCTTCTCAGAATTCTCAGTTTCCATTTTCATATCCTCAAAATTCTTTGTACCAATTTCCATTTCATCCATTTTCAAATCCACAATTTGAAACCCAACAAACACCCACCAGTAGTCAAAATTCTCCATGTTCACAAGTGCCAGCCTTTAATAACCCAAATTTTATTGATCTAAACGATGATTGTGAGGAAACTGAAGATGTTCGAGAAATTACTGGTCAGTGGAAGTGGATTGAAGATAAACTCTTAATAAGTGCATGGTTGAATGTGTCAATTGATCCATTGGTTGGAACTGATCAAAAAGCTGAAGCATTTTGGGAACGAATTCATCAATATTGTGAAGAAGATAATCCCGGTGTTATCAAAAAAGGAGTTGTGGCTATGAAAAAAAGGTGGAGCCGGATAAACGATGGTGCTCAAAAATTTGGAGCATGTTATGAAAAGGCAATGAAGATAGTCGGGAGCGGTTCAAACTTGGTTACTATATCTGATAAAGCTCATGAAATTCATTTAACTACATACAAAAAGAAGTCTAATTTTGACAGGCATTGGTTTGATCTTCGTACACAGCCTAAATGGAGAACTCCTTCAACTACtgaaagttcaaaaagaactaaATTAAGCAATTCTGGAAATTACTCATCATCGGGAAATAATGATACACCAACAAATGAAAATGTTGTTGAATCTCCGATTCGTCCCCAAGGTACAAAAGCGGCTAAAAGGAGGGGAAAAGGAAAGGGAAGAACCGTAGAAGCAGATGAAGAGTACGAAGAATTACGAGGTAATGCATGCAGAAAGTTGAACCTGATGCAAGAATTAAATCAAACCAAACAACTAGAACTTGAGACTCGACAGAAAGAGATTGAGGCAAAGCAAAGTGAGATGGATTTACAAGTAATTTTGGCTGACACTACCAAAATGACTGATACTCAGCGGAAGGCTCATTCAAAAATGCTTGAGAAGATTTTGGCAAAAAACTAG